A single Xiphias gladius isolate SHS-SW01 ecotype Sanya breed wild chromosome 22, ASM1685928v1, whole genome shotgun sequence DNA region contains:
- the LOC120783965 gene encoding myelin-associated glycoprotein-like, producing MELKLWLSFLLLQVTHCVQTPRGQWTANIPTKIPALQGSCVVIPCIYTYPKPISNKILNRWRGFWRKGNKIVSTNLLKWKLPKEYKKRTQFLGDLQSRNCTMLLDGVRGTDVGPFYFRIEMPQYKSFSYTKHTVTIDVIRDPQPPTLSVRVNDRVTASCSVSHSCPFSPPQFSWSRSGIVWRRSKRLNKWKWETVSTLSFQPLPADFNKTLNCTVQYRGGKQAKSSMRI from the exons aTGGAGCTGAAGTTGTGgctttcttttctgttattaCAAG TGACCCATTGTGTCCAGACCCCTCGTGGTCAATGGACAGCAAACATACCAACAAAGATTCCTGCACTGCAGGGCTCCTGTGTGGTTATTCCCTGCATCTACACTTACCCCAAGCCCATATCAAACAAGATCCTAAACAGGTGGAGAGGATTctggagaaaaggaaacaagatTGTCTCAACCAATCTCCTCAAATGGAAACTCCCGAAGGAGTACAAAAAACGAACCCAGTTTCTGGGAGATCTGCAGTCACGCAATTGCACCATGCTGCTGGATGGTGTCAGGGGGACTGATGTTGGCCCTTTCTACTTCAGGATCGAAATGCCACAATACAAAAGCTTCTcctacacaaaacacacagtgaccaTTGATGTTATAC GCGATCCACAGCCTCCAACTCTGTCTGTGAGGGTGAATGACAGAGTAACTGCCTCCTGCTCTGTGTCGCACTCCTGCCCTTTTTCCCCCCCTCAATTCTCCTGGAGTCGCTCTGGAATCGTCTGGCGCCGATCAAAGAGGCTGAATAAATGGAAGTGGGAAACAGTGTCAACCCTGTCCTTTCAACCTCTACCCGCTGACTTCAACAAGACTTTAAACTGTACAGTGCAATACAGAGGAGGCAAGCAGGCAAAGAGCTCCATGAGAATATGA
- the LOC120783794 gene encoding sialoadhesin-like, whose amino-acid sequence MQKGQKATEKEGLCQLTFRMSFLDQMKLRGLIDVGLILILASYSKGHSWNVSVPNNVYGKLGSAVTINCTFTYPENQHTDNVQVYWKTPRKSNITVSDKDKNSFVFHTNEELVLQEYRGKTRLIGNKTQGDCSLEIVNIMQNSLLIYMRVIAKSDNYSFTKNIVRINGTDARPDTHETVEIPKEVGQMYVAIFAPVSALLIIILITGIFCYIKQR is encoded by the exons ATGCAAAAAGGTCAGAAGGCCACAGAGAAGGAGG GATTATGTCAGCTAACCTTTAGAATGTCTTTCCTGGATCAGATGAAGCTGCGGGGTCTGATAGATGTTGGTCTCATATTGATCCTGGCCTCTTATTCAAAAG GTCATAGCTGGAATGTCAGTGTCCCTAACAACGTTTATGGAAAATTGGGCTCAGCCGTGACCATAAATTGTACATTTACCTATCCGGAAAACCAGCACACTGATAATGTTCAAGTTTACTGGAAAACGCCTCGGAAAAGTAACATTACAGTCAGTGATAAGGacaaaaattcatttgtttttcacacaaatGAGGAACTTGTGCTTCAGGAGTACAGGGGAAAGACTCGGCTCATTGGAAATAAAACTCAGGGAGACTGCTCCCTTGAGATCGTCAACATCATGCAAAATAGTCTACTAATCTATATGAGAGTTATCGCAAAAAGTGATAACTACAGTTTTACCAAAAACATTGTCCGCATTAATGGAACTG ATGCTAGACCAGACACCCATGAGACAG tggagATCCCCAAGGAGGTTGGACAAATGTATGTGGCCATCTTTGCACCAGTTTCTGCACTTCTGATCATTATTCTTATTACTGGAATATTCTGTTACATAAAACAAAGGTAA